In one window of Henckelia pumila isolate YLH828 chromosome 1, ASM3356847v2, whole genome shotgun sequence DNA:
- the LOC140864204 gene encoding uncharacterized protein isoform X6: MAMSSSIVSIVTMLATTSLRSTHILILEFRSHKSSGLDKNNTTVVSPSVVLKGDEKAEKRKEEFGGKFNCHRGGKRTTWCKIKASWCVQVGKGNRLNVECCIPVWMYRKLHKTKQLYIYHHSRGHLKKSILILEKHPLIFRILLKKLKSPWFLFLLRNHKQKQCCTLRTHFGDENED; this comes from the exons ATGGCAATGTCCTCGTCAATCGTCTCTATTGTAACGATGTTGG CGACAACAAGTTTACGATCAACACATATTCTCATACTCGAGTT CAGATCACATAAAAGTTCTGGACTGGACAAAAATAATACGACAGTTGTCTCTCCTTCTGTTGTCTTGAAAGGTGACGAAAAGGCTGAGAAACGAAAAGAG GAATTTGGAGGAAAATTCAATTGCCACAGAGGCGGAAAACGCACAACTTGGTGCAAAATCAAAG CATCCTGGTGCGTGCAGGTTGGCAAGGGCAACCGACTGAATGTAGAATGTTGTATCCCAGTCTGGATGTACAGAAAGCTACACAAGACAAAACAG ttatatatatatcatcataGCAG GGGGCATCTAAAAAAGTCGATTTTAATTTTGGAGAAGCATCCTTTGATTTTTCGAATTTTGCTGAAGAAACTAAAGTCTCCCTGGTTTCTCTTCCTCTTGAGAAATCACAAACAGAAGCAGTGTTGCAC CTTGAGGACACATTTTGGTGACGAGAATGAAGATTGA
- the LOC140864204 gene encoding uncharacterized protein isoform X3: MAMSSSIVSIVTMLATTSLRSTHILILEFRSHKSSGLDKNNTTVVSPSVVLKGDEKAEKRKEFLRNLEENSIATEAENAQLGAKSKVGKGNRLNVECCIPVWMYRKLHKTKQLYIYHHSRGHLKKSILILEKHPLIFRILLKKLKSPWFLFLLRNHKQKQCCTRVGNGREGQAERKQRPGNGSNVHTF, from the exons ATGGCAATGTCCTCGTCAATCGTCTCTATTGTAACGATGTTGG CGACAACAAGTTTACGATCAACACATATTCTCATACTCGAGTT CAGATCACATAAAAGTTCTGGACTGGACAAAAATAATACGACAGTTGTCTCTCCTTCTGTTGTCTTGAAAGGTGACGAAAAGGCTGAGAAACGAAAAGAG TTTCTTAGGAATTTGGAGGAAAATTCAATTGCCACAGAGGCGGAAAACGCACAACTTGGTGCAAAATCAAAG GTTGGCAAGGGCAACCGACTGAATGTAGAATGTTGTATCCCAGTCTGGATGTACAGAAAGCTACACAAGACAAAACAG ttatatatatatcatcataGCAG GGGGCATCTAAAAAAGTCGATTTTAATTTTGGAGAAGCATCCTTTGATTTTTCGAATTTTGCTGAAGAAACTAAAGTCTCCCTGGTTTCTCTTCCTCTTGAGAAATCACAAACAGAAGCAGTGTTGCAC aaggGTCGGAAATGGCCGGGaaggtcaggcagaacggaagcaacgtccagggaacggaagcaacgttcataCCTTCTGA
- the LOC140864204 gene encoding uncharacterized protein isoform X5: MAMSSSIVSIVTMLATTSLRSTHILILEFRSHKSSGLDKNNTTVVSPSVVLKGDEKAEKRKEEFGGKFNCHRGGKRTTWCKIKASWCVQVGKGNRLNVECCIPVWMYRKLHKTKQLYIYHHSRGHLKKSILILEKHPLIFRILLKKLKSPWFLFLLRNHKQKQCCTCRCRFEHQELGVASDQ; this comes from the exons ATGGCAATGTCCTCGTCAATCGTCTCTATTGTAACGATGTTGG CGACAACAAGTTTACGATCAACACATATTCTCATACTCGAGTT CAGATCACATAAAAGTTCTGGACTGGACAAAAATAATACGACAGTTGTCTCTCCTTCTGTTGTCTTGAAAGGTGACGAAAAGGCTGAGAAACGAAAAGAG GAATTTGGAGGAAAATTCAATTGCCACAGAGGCGGAAAACGCACAACTTGGTGCAAAATCAAAG CATCCTGGTGCGTGCAGGTTGGCAAGGGCAACCGACTGAATGTAGAATGTTGTATCCCAGTCTGGATGTACAGAAAGCTACACAAGACAAAACAG ttatatatatatcatcataGCAG GGGGCATCTAAAAAAGTCGATTTTAATTTTGGAGAAGCATCCTTTGATTTTTCGAATTTTGCTGAAGAAACTAAAGTCTCCCTGGTTTCTCTTCCTCTTGAGAAATCACAAACAGAAGCAGTGTTGCAC gtgtaggtgcaggtttgagcaccaggagcttggagtagccagcgatcagtga
- the LOC140864204 gene encoding uncharacterized protein isoform X1: MAMSSSIVSIVTMLATTSLRSTHILILEFRSHKSSGLDKNNTTVVSPSVVLKGDEKAEKRKEEFGGKFNCHRGGKRTTWCKIKASWCVQVGKGNRLNVECCIPVWMYRKLHKTKQLYIYHHSRGHLKKSILILEKHPLIFRILLKKLKSPWFLFLLRNHKQKQCCTRVGNGREGQAERKQRPGNGSNVHTF; this comes from the exons ATGGCAATGTCCTCGTCAATCGTCTCTATTGTAACGATGTTGG CGACAACAAGTTTACGATCAACACATATTCTCATACTCGAGTT CAGATCACATAAAAGTTCTGGACTGGACAAAAATAATACGACAGTTGTCTCTCCTTCTGTTGTCTTGAAAGGTGACGAAAAGGCTGAGAAACGAAAAGAG GAATTTGGAGGAAAATTCAATTGCCACAGAGGCGGAAAACGCACAACTTGGTGCAAAATCAAAG CATCCTGGTGCGTGCAGGTTGGCAAGGGCAACCGACTGAATGTAGAATGTTGTATCCCAGTCTGGATGTACAGAAAGCTACACAAGACAAAACAG ttatatatatatcatcataGCAG GGGGCATCTAAAAAAGTCGATTTTAATTTTGGAGAAGCATCCTTTGATTTTTCGAATTTTGCTGAAGAAACTAAAGTCTCCCTGGTTTCTCTTCCTCTTGAGAAATCACAAACAGAAGCAGTGTTGCAC aaggGTCGGAAATGGCCGGGaaggtcaggcagaacggaagcaacgtccagggaacggaagcaacgttcataCCTTCTGA
- the LOC140864204 gene encoding uncharacterized protein isoform X8 codes for MAMSSSIVSIVTMLATTSLRSTHILILEFRSHKSSGLDKNNTTVVSPSVVLKGDEKAEKRKEEFGGKFNCHRGGKRTTWCKIKGWQGQPTECRMLYPSLDVQKATQDKTGFIGVPSYIYIIIAGGI; via the exons ATGGCAATGTCCTCGTCAATCGTCTCTATTGTAACGATGTTGG CGACAACAAGTTTACGATCAACACATATTCTCATACTCGAGTT CAGATCACATAAAAGTTCTGGACTGGACAAAAATAATACGACAGTTGTCTCTCCTTCTGTTGTCTTGAAAGGTGACGAAAAGGCTGAGAAACGAAAAGAG GAATTTGGAGGAAAATTCAATTGCCACAGAGGCGGAAAACGCACAACTTGGTGCAAAATCAAAG GTTGGCAAGGGCAACCGACTGAATGTAGAATGTTGTATCCCAGTCTGGATGTACAGAAAGCTACACAAGACAAAACAG GATTCATCGGTGTTCCcagttatatatatatcatcataGCAG GGGGCATCTAA
- the LOC140864204 gene encoding uncharacterized protein isoform X7, with amino-acid sequence MAMSSSIVSIVTMLATTSLRSTHILILEFRSHKSSGLDKNNTTVVSPSVVLKGDEKAEKRKEEFGGKFNCHRGGKRTTWCKIKASWCVQVGKGNRLNVECCIPVWMYRKLHKTKQLYIYHHSRGHLKKSILILEKHPLIFRILLKKLKSPWFLFLLRNHKQKQCCT; translated from the exons ATGGCAATGTCCTCGTCAATCGTCTCTATTGTAACGATGTTGG CGACAACAAGTTTACGATCAACACATATTCTCATACTCGAGTT CAGATCACATAAAAGTTCTGGACTGGACAAAAATAATACGACAGTTGTCTCTCCTTCTGTTGTCTTGAAAGGTGACGAAAAGGCTGAGAAACGAAAAGAG GAATTTGGAGGAAAATTCAATTGCCACAGAGGCGGAAAACGCACAACTTGGTGCAAAATCAAAG CATCCTGGTGCGTGCAGGTTGGCAAGGGCAACCGACTGAATGTAGAATGTTGTATCCCAGTCTGGATGTACAGAAAGCTACACAAGACAAAACAG ttatatatatatcatcataGCAG GGGGCATCTAAAAAAGTCGATTTTAATTTTGGAGAAGCATCCTTTGATTTTTCGAATTTTGCTGAAGAAACTAAAGTCTCCCTGGTTTCTCTTCCTCTTGAGAAATCACAAACAGAAGCAGTGTTGCAC TTAA
- the LOC140864204 gene encoding uncharacterized protein isoform X2 produces MAMSSSIVSIVTMLATTSLRSTHILILELSHKSSGLDKNNTTVVSPSVVLKGDEKAEKRKEEFGGKFNCHRGGKRTTWCKIKASWCVQVGKGNRLNVECCIPVWMYRKLHKTKQLYIYHHSRGHLKKSILILEKHPLIFRILLKKLKSPWFLFLLRNHKQKQCCTRVGNGREGQAERKQRPGNGSNVHTF; encoded by the exons ATGGCAATGTCCTCGTCAATCGTCTCTATTGTAACGATGTTGG CGACAACAAGTTTACGATCAACACATATTCTCATACTCGAGTT ATCACATAAAAGTTCTGGACTGGACAAAAATAATACGACAGTTGTCTCTCCTTCTGTTGTCTTGAAAGGTGACGAAAAGGCTGAGAAACGAAAAGAG GAATTTGGAGGAAAATTCAATTGCCACAGAGGCGGAAAACGCACAACTTGGTGCAAAATCAAAG CATCCTGGTGCGTGCAGGTTGGCAAGGGCAACCGACTGAATGTAGAATGTTGTATCCCAGTCTGGATGTACAGAAAGCTACACAAGACAAAACAG ttatatatatatcatcataGCAG GGGGCATCTAAAAAAGTCGATTTTAATTTTGGAGAAGCATCCTTTGATTTTTCGAATTTTGCTGAAGAAACTAAAGTCTCCCTGGTTTCTCTTCCTCTTGAGAAATCACAAACAGAAGCAGTGTTGCAC aaggGTCGGAAATGGCCGGGaaggtcaggcagaacggaagcaacgtccagggaacggaagcaacgttcataCCTTCTGA
- the LOC140864204 gene encoding uncharacterized protein isoform X4, translating into MAMSSSIVSIVTMLATTSLRSTHILILELSHKSSGLDKNNTTVVSPSVVLKGDEKAEKRKEFLRNLEENSIATEAENAQLGAKSKVGKGNRLNVECCIPVWMYRKLHKTKQLYIYHHSRGHLKKSILILEKHPLIFRILLKKLKSPWFLFLLRNHKQKQCCTRVGNGREGQAERKQRPGNGSNVHTF; encoded by the exons ATGGCAATGTCCTCGTCAATCGTCTCTATTGTAACGATGTTGG CGACAACAAGTTTACGATCAACACATATTCTCATACTCGAGTT ATCACATAAAAGTTCTGGACTGGACAAAAATAATACGACAGTTGTCTCTCCTTCTGTTGTCTTGAAAGGTGACGAAAAGGCTGAGAAACGAAAAGAG TTTCTTAGGAATTTGGAGGAAAATTCAATTGCCACAGAGGCGGAAAACGCACAACTTGGTGCAAAATCAAAG GTTGGCAAGGGCAACCGACTGAATGTAGAATGTTGTATCCCAGTCTGGATGTACAGAAAGCTACACAAGACAAAACAG ttatatatatatcatcataGCAG GGGGCATCTAAAAAAGTCGATTTTAATTTTGGAGAAGCATCCTTTGATTTTTCGAATTTTGCTGAAGAAACTAAAGTCTCCCTGGTTTCTCTTCCTCTTGAGAAATCACAAACAGAAGCAGTGTTGCAC aaggGTCGGAAATGGCCGGGaaggtcaggcagaacggaagcaacgtccagggaacggaagcaacgttcataCCTTCTGA